In a single window of the Nodularia spumigena CCY9414 genome:
- the kaiB gene encoding circadian clock protein KaiB: MNQARKTYVLKLYVAGNTPNSVRALKILKNILEQEFQGVYALKVIDVLKNPQLAEEDKILATPTLSKILPPPVRKIIGDLSDRERVLIGLDLLYEELSEESWEE; the protein is encoded by the coding sequence ATGAATCAAGCCAGAAAGACTTATGTTCTCAAGCTTTATGTAGCAGGGAATACACCCAATTCAGTAAGAGCATTAAAGATACTTAAAAACATTTTAGAACAAGAATTTCAAGGTGTCTATGCTTTGAAAGTGATTGACGTGCTTAAAAATCCCCAGCTAGCGGAAGAAGACAAAATATTAGCTACACCAACATTATCGAAAATTTTGCCGCCACCTGTTCGCAAAATAATTGGTGACCTATCAGACAGAGAAAGAGTGTTGATTGGATTAGACTTACTTTATGAAGAACTGAGTGAAGAATCTTGGGAAGAATAA
- the kaiC gene encoding circadian clock protein KaiC — protein sequence MSEKDQAAPNNTPIAGVEKIRTMIEGFDDISHGGLPIGRTTLVSGTSGTGKTLFSLQFLYNGITRFDEPGVFVTFEESPSDIIKNAQIFGWNLQHLIDEGKLFILDASPDPEGQDIVGNFDLSALIERLQYAIRKYKAQRVSIDSITAVFQQYEAMGVVRREIFRLVARLKQLYVTTIITTERSEEYGSVASFGVEEFVSDNVVIVRNVLEGERRRRTIEILKLRGTTHMKGEYPFTITNAGVNIFPLGAMRLTQRSSNVRVSSGVKTLDEMCGGGFFKDSIILATGATGTGKTLLVSKFLQDGCRNGEQAILFAYEESRAQLSRNAYSWGIDFEELERQGLLKIICTYPESTGLEDHLQIIKSEIAVFKPSRIAIDSLSALARGVSNNAFRQFVIGVTGYAKQEEITGFFTNTTDQFLGLHSITDSHISTITDTILMLQYVEIRGEMSRAINVFKMRGSWHDKGIREYNITADGPEIKDSFRNYERIISGAPTRVSIDEKAELSRIVQSFENKPSSDSSI from the coding sequence ATGAGCGAAAAAGACCAAGCAGCGCCAAACAACACCCCAATTGCTGGTGTAGAAAAAATTCGCACGATGATAGAAGGTTTTGACGATATTAGCCACGGAGGTTTGCCTATTGGTAGAACTACCTTAGTTAGTGGTACATCTGGTACAGGCAAAACCTTATTCTCACTGCAATTTCTCTATAACGGAATTACCCGCTTTGATGAACCGGGTGTATTTGTGACCTTTGAAGAGTCCCCCAGTGATATTATTAAAAATGCTCAAATTTTTGGGTGGAATTTACAACACTTAATTGACGAAGGTAAATTATTTATTCTTGATGCTTCACCAGATCCCGAAGGTCAAGATATTGTGGGTAACTTTGACCTTTCGGCACTGATTGAGCGTTTGCAATATGCAATTCGCAAATATAAAGCCCAAAGAGTATCTATTGACTCAATCACAGCTGTCTTTCAACAGTATGAAGCAATGGGAGTAGTGCGACGGGAAATTTTTCGCCTTGTCGCCCGTCTCAAGCAGCTGTACGTCACAACTATCATTACCACCGAACGTAGCGAGGAATACGGTTCTGTTGCTTCATTTGGAGTAGAAGAATTTGTTTCCGATAATGTGGTAATTGTGCGTAACGTTTTAGAAGGAGAACGTCGTCGCCGCACCATTGAAATTCTCAAATTGCGTGGTACAACTCATATGAAAGGCGAGTATCCTTTTACAATTACCAATGCAGGAGTCAACATTTTCCCCTTGGGCGCAATGCGCTTGACCCAACGCTCTTCTAATGTCAGAGTATCATCGGGAGTCAAAACCCTAGATGAAATGTGTGGGGGTGGTTTCTTTAAAGATTCTATTATTTTGGCAACGGGAGCTACCGGTACTGGTAAAACTTTATTAGTCAGTAAATTTTTGCAAGATGGCTGTAGAAATGGTGAACAAGCAATATTATTTGCTTATGAAGAATCACGCGCTCAACTGTCTCGCAATGCTTACTCTTGGGGAATTGACTTTGAAGAATTAGAACGTCAAGGATTACTCAAAATAATTTGCACTTATCCTGAATCAACTGGTTTAGAAGACCACTTGCAAATTATTAAATCAGAAATTGCCGTGTTTAAACCATCTCGCATTGCCATTGACTCCCTTTCAGCACTAGCTAGAGGAGTGAGCAATAATGCCTTCCGCCAGTTTGTCATCGGTGTGACTGGTTATGCCAAGCAAGAAGAAATAACTGGTTTTTTTACCAACACAACTGACCAATTTCTGGGTTTACATTCGATTACTGACTCCCATATTTCCACAATTACTGACACAATTTTGATGTTGCAGTATGTGGAAATTCGTGGCGAAATGTCACGAGCAATTAATGTATTTAAAATGCGCGGTTCGTGGCACGACAAAGGTATCCGTGAGTACAATATTACGGCTGACGGCCCCGAAATTAAAGATTCTTTCCGTAACTACGAACGAATTATTAGTGGTGCGCCTACCCGCGTTAGTATCGATGAAAAGGCGGAACTGTCTCGCATAGTCCAAAGTTTTGAAAATAAACCAAGTTCCGATTCCTCAATTTAG
- a CDS encoding circadian clock protein KaiA: protein MSQYSYVFPCQKQKLQQFFQQMTQVDRQVLLQQLKSDYRRILINYFTTDKTLKEEIDKFIHALFCANIPVPQIIEFHMELIEDFSIQLKLEGRSDEALLDYRLALIDILAHLCELYRCSISK from the coding sequence ATTTCTCAATATTCTTATGTATTTCCATGCCAAAAGCAAAAACTACAGCAGTTCTTTCAGCAGATGACTCAAGTTGATCGGCAGGTGTTGTTACAACAACTCAAATCAGATTATCGCCGGATTCTTATAAATTACTTTACTACAGATAAAACTCTGAAAGAAGAAATTGATAAATTTATCCATGCACTATTTTGTGCTAATATTCCTGTGCCACAAATTATAGAATTTCACATGGAACTAATTGAAGACTTTTCCATACAGCTAAAATTAGAAGGCAGGAGCGATGAAGCATTACTTGATTATCGTTTAGCACTCATAGATATCCTAGCGCACTTGTGTGAACTTTATAGGTGTTCAATTTCTAAATAA